One Branchiostoma floridae strain S238N-H82 chromosome 1, Bfl_VNyyK, whole genome shotgun sequence genomic region harbors:
- the LOC118415142 gene encoding serum response factor-like isoform X1, translated as MYEVDSYYRPPPTFGMTYPPPPARSWMPDVQPYSGHAMDKTSPVSSPHDEMRYRYPTYRTTGEIGMHKMHTYEPPITPPSKSSGAGDLTNLDYGHPPQLGNGNDDYGDGDSDGSGDQDSPSGHGVKRSADDSHGSSGGAGMTKKTKGRVKIKMEFIDNKLRRYTTFSKRKTGIMKKAYELSTLTGTQVMLLVASETGHVYTFATRKLQPMITSEAGKALIQTCLNSPDPPSQGQAAGHGQHDQRMSVTGYEETDLTYSTEAEDNMKMQKPTMFTVANVPGASGDGPGGPAVNTATSIQMGSAGFPITSYMAPVSTTAGGGKTTPTMQIPGSFTAVLPPGTPLLSQVQQGTSQSQQIQQQQQQQQQQQMVYRVNGQPAFTSGSQSHQQSVVYTMTQAGGGDSQQDSSPIINNQSTSTSMAPTSGSSTLTGHVMYQTPQGVVYAAPTSMTEAGVVLNYPQGPSAIPVPQQQVQDQGAAGGVQQVVLAPTTPVQIQMPTVSLQPLQPTQVRHLMVVAATPSTESSSNSVTPVLHTQTAETQTSKESTRTSAAS; from the exons ATGTACGAAGTTGACTCCTACTACCGCCCACCTCCTACTTTCGGCATGACGTACCCTCCCCCACCTGCCCGGAGCTGGATGCCTGACGTCCAGCCGTACTCTGGACACGCCATGGACAAGACTTCCCCGGTCTCTTCCCCACACGACGAGATGAG GTACCGTTACCCGACCTACCGCACTACGGGAGAAATAGGGATGCACAAGATGCACACCTACGAGCCGCCAATCACACCCCCGTCCAAGTCGTCAG GTGCAGGTGATCTGACCAACCTGGACTACGGACACCCCCCTCAACTAGGGAACGGCAACGACGACTACGGGGACGGCGATTCCGATGGCTCGGGCGATCAGGACAGCCCGTCGGGGCACGGAGTGAAGCGCTCCGCAGACGACTCTCACGGCTCGTCCGGCGGAGCAGGCATGACCAAGAAAACCAAGGGACGAGTCAAAATCAAGATGGAATTTATTGACAACAAACTGAGACGCTACACCACTTTCTCCAAGAGAAAGACTGGCATCATGAAGAAG GCCTACGAGCTGTCCACCCTGACGGGGACGCAGGTGATGCTCCTGGTGGCGAGCGAGACCGGGCATGTTTACACCTTCGCCACGAGAAAGCTCCAACCCATGATCACCAGCGAGGCCGGCAAGGCCCTGATCCAGACCTGCCTGAACTCCCCGGACCCGCCGAGCCAGGGCCAGGCGGCCGGCCACGGTCAGCACGACCAGAGGATGTCCGTCACTGGGTACGAGGAGACTGATCTGACATATTCCACCGAAGCTGAAGACAACATGAAG ATGCAGAAGCCGACCATGTTCACGGTAGCGAACGTTCCGGGAGCCAGCGGAGACGGGCCGGGAGGACCCGCGGTGAACACGGCGACCAGCATCCAGATGGGCAGCGCCGGTTTCCCCATCACCAGCTACATGGCACCTGTGTCGACCACGGCAGGTGGCGGCAAGACCACCCCCACCATGCAGATCCCTGGCAGCTTCACAGCCGTGCTCCCTCCAG GTACTCCCCTGCTGAGCCAGGTACAACAGGGCACCTCACAGTCTCAACagattcaacaacaacaacagcagcaacaacaacaacagatggTCTACAGGGTCAACGGCCAGCCTGCCTTCACAA GTGGAAGTCAGAGCCATCAGCAGTCTGTGGTCTACACCATGACTCAGGCAGGAGGAGGAGACAGCCAGCAAGACTCCAGCCCCATCATCAACAACCAGAGCACCA GTACCAGTATGGCACCAACAAGCGGCAGCAGCACACTGACGGGCCACGTGATGTACCAGACCCCCCAGGGTGTCGTGTACGCGGCTCCTACGTCCATGACAGAGGCAGGAGTGGTACTAAACTATCCCCAGGGCCCCTCCGCCATCCCAGTTCCACAACAACAAGTCCAAGATCAAG GTGCAGCAGGTGGCGTACAACAGGTGGTGCTGGCACCGACCACGCCCGTGCAGATTCAGATGCCGACAGTCTCTCTCCAGCCGCTTCAGCCCACACAGGTGAGACACCTT ATGGTAGTGGCAGCCACGCCCTCCACTGAGTCCTCCAGCAACAGCGTGACTCCTGTCCTGCACACACAGACAGCCGAGACACAGACGAGCAAAGAAAGTACACGGACATCAGCGGCGTCCTAG
- the LOC118415142 gene encoding serum response factor-like isoform X2, protein MYEVDSYYRPPPTFGMTYPPPPARSWMPDVQPYSGHAMDKTSPVSSPHDEMRYRYPTYRTTGEIGMHKMHTYEPPITPPSKSSGAGDLTNLDYGHPPQLGNGNDDYGDGDSDGSGDQDSPSGHGVKRSADDSHGSSGGAGMTKKTKGRVKIKMEFIDNKLRRYTTFSKRKTGIMKKAYELSTLTGTQVMLLVASETGHVYTFATRKLQPMITSEAGKALIQTCLNSPDPPSQGQAAGHGQHDQRMSVTGYEETDLTYSTEAEDNMKMQKPTMFTVANVPGASGDGPGGPAVNTATSIQMGSAGFPITSYMAPVSTTAGGGKTTPTMQIPGSFTAVLPPGTPLLSQVQQGTSQSQQIQQQQQQQQQQQMVYRVNGQPAFTSGSQSHQQSVVYTMTQAGGGDSQQDSSPIINNQSTSTSMAPTSGSSTLTGHVMYQTPQGVVYAAPTSMTEAGVVLNYPQGPSAIPVPQQQVQDQGAAGGVQQVVLAPTTPVQIQMPTVSLQPLQPTQMVVAATPSTESSSNSVTPVLHTQTAETQTSKESTRTSAAS, encoded by the exons ATGTACGAAGTTGACTCCTACTACCGCCCACCTCCTACTTTCGGCATGACGTACCCTCCCCCACCTGCCCGGAGCTGGATGCCTGACGTCCAGCCGTACTCTGGACACGCCATGGACAAGACTTCCCCGGTCTCTTCCCCACACGACGAGATGAG GTACCGTTACCCGACCTACCGCACTACGGGAGAAATAGGGATGCACAAGATGCACACCTACGAGCCGCCAATCACACCCCCGTCCAAGTCGTCAG GTGCAGGTGATCTGACCAACCTGGACTACGGACACCCCCCTCAACTAGGGAACGGCAACGACGACTACGGGGACGGCGATTCCGATGGCTCGGGCGATCAGGACAGCCCGTCGGGGCACGGAGTGAAGCGCTCCGCAGACGACTCTCACGGCTCGTCCGGCGGAGCAGGCATGACCAAGAAAACCAAGGGACGAGTCAAAATCAAGATGGAATTTATTGACAACAAACTGAGACGCTACACCACTTTCTCCAAGAGAAAGACTGGCATCATGAAGAAG GCCTACGAGCTGTCCACCCTGACGGGGACGCAGGTGATGCTCCTGGTGGCGAGCGAGACCGGGCATGTTTACACCTTCGCCACGAGAAAGCTCCAACCCATGATCACCAGCGAGGCCGGCAAGGCCCTGATCCAGACCTGCCTGAACTCCCCGGACCCGCCGAGCCAGGGCCAGGCGGCCGGCCACGGTCAGCACGACCAGAGGATGTCCGTCACTGGGTACGAGGAGACTGATCTGACATATTCCACCGAAGCTGAAGACAACATGAAG ATGCAGAAGCCGACCATGTTCACGGTAGCGAACGTTCCGGGAGCCAGCGGAGACGGGCCGGGAGGACCCGCGGTGAACACGGCGACCAGCATCCAGATGGGCAGCGCCGGTTTCCCCATCACCAGCTACATGGCACCTGTGTCGACCACGGCAGGTGGCGGCAAGACCACCCCCACCATGCAGATCCCTGGCAGCTTCACAGCCGTGCTCCCTCCAG GTACTCCCCTGCTGAGCCAGGTACAACAGGGCACCTCACAGTCTCAACagattcaacaacaacaacagcagcaacaacaacaacagatggTCTACAGGGTCAACGGCCAGCCTGCCTTCACAA GTGGAAGTCAGAGCCATCAGCAGTCTGTGGTCTACACCATGACTCAGGCAGGAGGAGGAGACAGCCAGCAAGACTCCAGCCCCATCATCAACAACCAGAGCACCA GTACCAGTATGGCACCAACAAGCGGCAGCAGCACACTGACGGGCCACGTGATGTACCAGACCCCCCAGGGTGTCGTGTACGCGGCTCCTACGTCCATGACAGAGGCAGGAGTGGTACTAAACTATCCCCAGGGCCCCTCCGCCATCCCAGTTCCACAACAACAAGTCCAAGATCAAG GTGCAGCAGGTGGCGTACAACAGGTGGTGCTGGCACCGACCACGCCCGTGCAGATTCAGATGCCGACAGTCTCTCTCCAGCCGCTTCAGCCCACACAG ATGGTAGTGGCAGCCACGCCCTCCACTGAGTCCTCCAGCAACAGCGTGACTCCTGTCCTGCACACACAGACAGCCGAGACACAGACGAGCAAAGAAAGTACACGGACATCAGCGGCGTCCTAG
- the LOC118415142 gene encoding serum response factor-like isoform X7, with the protein MNTAGQNGGAGDLTNLDYGHPPQLGNGNDDYGDGDSDGSGDQDSPSGHGVKRSADDSHGSSGGAGMTKKTKGRVKIKMEFIDNKLRRYTTFSKRKTGIMKKAYELSTLTGTQVMLLVASETGHVYTFATRKLQPMITSEAGKALIQTCLNSPDPPSQGQAAGHGQHDQRMSVTGYEETDLTYSTEAEDNMKMQKPTMFTVANVPGASGDGPGGPAVNTATSIQMGSAGFPITSYMAPVSTTAGGGKTTPTMQIPGSFTAVLPPGTPLLSQVQQGTSQSQQIQQQQQQQQQQQMVYRVNGQPAFTSGSQSHQQSVVYTMTQAGGGDSQQDSSPIINNQSTSTSMAPTSGSSTLTGHVMYQTPQGVVYAAPTSMTEAGVVLNYPQGPSAIPVPQQQVQDQGAAGGVQQVVLAPTTPVQIQMPTVSLQPLQPTQVRHLMVVAATPSTESSSNSVTPVLHTQTAETQTSKESTRTSAAS; encoded by the exons ATGAATACTGCAGGACAAAACGGAG GTGCAGGTGATCTGACCAACCTGGACTACGGACACCCCCCTCAACTAGGGAACGGCAACGACGACTACGGGGACGGCGATTCCGATGGCTCGGGCGATCAGGACAGCCCGTCGGGGCACGGAGTGAAGCGCTCCGCAGACGACTCTCACGGCTCGTCCGGCGGAGCAGGCATGACCAAGAAAACCAAGGGACGAGTCAAAATCAAGATGGAATTTATTGACAACAAACTGAGACGCTACACCACTTTCTCCAAGAGAAAGACTGGCATCATGAAGAAG GCCTACGAGCTGTCCACCCTGACGGGGACGCAGGTGATGCTCCTGGTGGCGAGCGAGACCGGGCATGTTTACACCTTCGCCACGAGAAAGCTCCAACCCATGATCACCAGCGAGGCCGGCAAGGCCCTGATCCAGACCTGCCTGAACTCCCCGGACCCGCCGAGCCAGGGCCAGGCGGCCGGCCACGGTCAGCACGACCAGAGGATGTCCGTCACTGGGTACGAGGAGACTGATCTGACATATTCCACCGAAGCTGAAGACAACATGAAG ATGCAGAAGCCGACCATGTTCACGGTAGCGAACGTTCCGGGAGCCAGCGGAGACGGGCCGGGAGGACCCGCGGTGAACACGGCGACCAGCATCCAGATGGGCAGCGCCGGTTTCCCCATCACCAGCTACATGGCACCTGTGTCGACCACGGCAGGTGGCGGCAAGACCACCCCCACCATGCAGATCCCTGGCAGCTTCACAGCCGTGCTCCCTCCAG GTACTCCCCTGCTGAGCCAGGTACAACAGGGCACCTCACAGTCTCAACagattcaacaacaacaacagcagcaacaacaacaacagatggTCTACAGGGTCAACGGCCAGCCTGCCTTCACAA GTGGAAGTCAGAGCCATCAGCAGTCTGTGGTCTACACCATGACTCAGGCAGGAGGAGGAGACAGCCAGCAAGACTCCAGCCCCATCATCAACAACCAGAGCACCA GTACCAGTATGGCACCAACAAGCGGCAGCAGCACACTGACGGGCCACGTGATGTACCAGACCCCCCAGGGTGTCGTGTACGCGGCTCCTACGTCCATGACAGAGGCAGGAGTGGTACTAAACTATCCCCAGGGCCCCTCCGCCATCCCAGTTCCACAACAACAAGTCCAAGATCAAG GTGCAGCAGGTGGCGTACAACAGGTGGTGCTGGCACCGACCACGCCCGTGCAGATTCAGATGCCGACAGTCTCTCTCCAGCCGCTTCAGCCCACACAGGTGAGACACCTT ATGGTAGTGGCAGCCACGCCCTCCACTGAGTCCTCCAGCAACAGCGTGACTCCTGTCCTGCACACACAGACAGCCGAGACACAGACGAGCAAAGAAAGTACACGGACATCAGCGGCGTCCTAG
- the LOC118415142 gene encoding serum response factor-like isoform X5, translating to MYEVDSYYRPPPTFGMTYPPPPARSWMPDVQPYSGHAMDKTSPVSSPHDEMRYRYPTYRTTGEIGMHKMHTYEPPITPPSKSSGAGDLTNLDYGHPPQLGNGNDDYGDGDSDGSGDQDSPSGHGVKRSADDSHGSSGGAGMTKKTKGRVKIKMEFIDNKLRRYTTFSKRKTGIMKKAYELSTLTGTQVMLLVASETGHVYTFATRKLQPMITSEAGKALIQTCLNSPDPPSQGQAAGHGQHDQRMSVTGYEETDLTYSTEAEDNMKMQKPTMFTVANVPGASGDGPGGPAVNTATSIQMGSAGFPITSYMAPVSTTAGGGKTTPTMQIPGSFTAVLPPGTPLLSQVQQGTSQSQQIQQQQQQQQQQQMVYRVNGQPAFTSGSQSHQQSVVYTMTQAGGGDSQQDSSPIINNQSTSTSMAPTSGSSTLTGHVMYQTPQGVVYAAPTSMTEAGVVLNYPQGPSAIPVPQQQVQDQDGSGSHALH from the exons ATGTACGAAGTTGACTCCTACTACCGCCCACCTCCTACTTTCGGCATGACGTACCCTCCCCCACCTGCCCGGAGCTGGATGCCTGACGTCCAGCCGTACTCTGGACACGCCATGGACAAGACTTCCCCGGTCTCTTCCCCACACGACGAGATGAG GTACCGTTACCCGACCTACCGCACTACGGGAGAAATAGGGATGCACAAGATGCACACCTACGAGCCGCCAATCACACCCCCGTCCAAGTCGTCAG GTGCAGGTGATCTGACCAACCTGGACTACGGACACCCCCCTCAACTAGGGAACGGCAACGACGACTACGGGGACGGCGATTCCGATGGCTCGGGCGATCAGGACAGCCCGTCGGGGCACGGAGTGAAGCGCTCCGCAGACGACTCTCACGGCTCGTCCGGCGGAGCAGGCATGACCAAGAAAACCAAGGGACGAGTCAAAATCAAGATGGAATTTATTGACAACAAACTGAGACGCTACACCACTTTCTCCAAGAGAAAGACTGGCATCATGAAGAAG GCCTACGAGCTGTCCACCCTGACGGGGACGCAGGTGATGCTCCTGGTGGCGAGCGAGACCGGGCATGTTTACACCTTCGCCACGAGAAAGCTCCAACCCATGATCACCAGCGAGGCCGGCAAGGCCCTGATCCAGACCTGCCTGAACTCCCCGGACCCGCCGAGCCAGGGCCAGGCGGCCGGCCACGGTCAGCACGACCAGAGGATGTCCGTCACTGGGTACGAGGAGACTGATCTGACATATTCCACCGAAGCTGAAGACAACATGAAG ATGCAGAAGCCGACCATGTTCACGGTAGCGAACGTTCCGGGAGCCAGCGGAGACGGGCCGGGAGGACCCGCGGTGAACACGGCGACCAGCATCCAGATGGGCAGCGCCGGTTTCCCCATCACCAGCTACATGGCACCTGTGTCGACCACGGCAGGTGGCGGCAAGACCACCCCCACCATGCAGATCCCTGGCAGCTTCACAGCCGTGCTCCCTCCAG GTACTCCCCTGCTGAGCCAGGTACAACAGGGCACCTCACAGTCTCAACagattcaacaacaacaacagcagcaacaacaacaacagatggTCTACAGGGTCAACGGCCAGCCTGCCTTCACAA GTGGAAGTCAGAGCCATCAGCAGTCTGTGGTCTACACCATGACTCAGGCAGGAGGAGGAGACAGCCAGCAAGACTCCAGCCCCATCATCAACAACCAGAGCACCA GTACCAGTATGGCACCAACAAGCGGCAGCAGCACACTGACGGGCCACGTGATGTACCAGACCCCCCAGGGTGTCGTGTACGCGGCTCCTACGTCCATGACAGAGGCAGGAGTGGTACTAAACTATCCCCAGGGCCCCTCCGCCATCCCAGTTCCACAACAACAAGTCCAAGATCAAG ATGGTAGTGGCAGCCACGCCCTCCACTGA
- the LOC118415142 gene encoding serum response factor-like isoform X3 produces the protein MYEVDSYYRPPPTFGMTYPPPPARSWMPDVQPYSGHAMDKTSPVSSPHDEMRYRYPTYRTTGEIGMHKMHTYEPPITPPSKSSGAGDLTNLDYGHPPQLGNGNDDYGDGDSDGSGDQDSPSGHGVKRSADDSHGSSGGAGMTKKTKGRVKIKMEFIDNKLRRYTTFSKRKTGIMKKAYELSTLTGTQVMLLVASETGHVYTFATRKLQPMITSEAGKALIQTCLNSPDPPSQGQAAGHGQHDQRMSVTGYEETDLTYSTEAEDNMKMQKPTMFTVANVPGASGDGPGGPAVNTATSIQMGSAGFPITSYMAPVSTTAGGGKTTPTMQIPGSFTAVLPPGTPLLSQVQQGTSQSQQIQQQQQQQQQQQMVYRVNGQPAFTSGSQSHQQSVVYTMTQAGGGDSQQDSSPIINNQSTSTSMAPTSGSSTLTGHVMYQTPQGVVYAAPTSMTEAGVVLNYPQGPSAIPVPQQQVQDQGAAGGVQQVVLAPTTPVQIQMPTVSLQPLQPTQVRHLASEIRTSS, from the exons ATGTACGAAGTTGACTCCTACTACCGCCCACCTCCTACTTTCGGCATGACGTACCCTCCCCCACCTGCCCGGAGCTGGATGCCTGACGTCCAGCCGTACTCTGGACACGCCATGGACAAGACTTCCCCGGTCTCTTCCCCACACGACGAGATGAG GTACCGTTACCCGACCTACCGCACTACGGGAGAAATAGGGATGCACAAGATGCACACCTACGAGCCGCCAATCACACCCCCGTCCAAGTCGTCAG GTGCAGGTGATCTGACCAACCTGGACTACGGACACCCCCCTCAACTAGGGAACGGCAACGACGACTACGGGGACGGCGATTCCGATGGCTCGGGCGATCAGGACAGCCCGTCGGGGCACGGAGTGAAGCGCTCCGCAGACGACTCTCACGGCTCGTCCGGCGGAGCAGGCATGACCAAGAAAACCAAGGGACGAGTCAAAATCAAGATGGAATTTATTGACAACAAACTGAGACGCTACACCACTTTCTCCAAGAGAAAGACTGGCATCATGAAGAAG GCCTACGAGCTGTCCACCCTGACGGGGACGCAGGTGATGCTCCTGGTGGCGAGCGAGACCGGGCATGTTTACACCTTCGCCACGAGAAAGCTCCAACCCATGATCACCAGCGAGGCCGGCAAGGCCCTGATCCAGACCTGCCTGAACTCCCCGGACCCGCCGAGCCAGGGCCAGGCGGCCGGCCACGGTCAGCACGACCAGAGGATGTCCGTCACTGGGTACGAGGAGACTGATCTGACATATTCCACCGAAGCTGAAGACAACATGAAG ATGCAGAAGCCGACCATGTTCACGGTAGCGAACGTTCCGGGAGCCAGCGGAGACGGGCCGGGAGGACCCGCGGTGAACACGGCGACCAGCATCCAGATGGGCAGCGCCGGTTTCCCCATCACCAGCTACATGGCACCTGTGTCGACCACGGCAGGTGGCGGCAAGACCACCCCCACCATGCAGATCCCTGGCAGCTTCACAGCCGTGCTCCCTCCAG GTACTCCCCTGCTGAGCCAGGTACAACAGGGCACCTCACAGTCTCAACagattcaacaacaacaacagcagcaacaacaacaacagatggTCTACAGGGTCAACGGCCAGCCTGCCTTCACAA GTGGAAGTCAGAGCCATCAGCAGTCTGTGGTCTACACCATGACTCAGGCAGGAGGAGGAGACAGCCAGCAAGACTCCAGCCCCATCATCAACAACCAGAGCACCA GTACCAGTATGGCACCAACAAGCGGCAGCAGCACACTGACGGGCCACGTGATGTACCAGACCCCCCAGGGTGTCGTGTACGCGGCTCCTACGTCCATGACAGAGGCAGGAGTGGTACTAAACTATCCCCAGGGCCCCTCCGCCATCCCAGTTCCACAACAACAAGTCCAAGATCAAG GTGCAGCAGGTGGCGTACAACAGGTGGTGCTGGCACCGACCACGCCCGTGCAGATTCAGATGCCGACAGTCTCTCTCCAGCCGCTTCAGCCCACACAGGTGAGACACCTT GCATCCGAAATCAGAACCTCATCCTGA
- the LOC118415142 gene encoding serum response factor-like isoform X4 has protein sequence MYEVDSYYRPPPTFGMTYPPPPARSWMPDVQPYSGHAMDKTSPVSSPHDEMRYRYPTYRTTGEIGMHKMHTYEPPITPPSKSSGAGDLTNLDYGHPPQLGNGNDDYGDGDSDGSGDQDSPSGHGVKRSADDSHGSSGGAGMTKKTKGRVKIKMEFIDNKLRRYTTFSKRKTGIMKKAYELSTLTGTQVMLLVASETGHVYTFATRKLQPMITSEAGKALIQTCLNSPDPPSQGQAAGHGQHDQRMSVTGYEETDLTYSTEAEDNMKMQKPTMFTVANVPGASGDGPGGPAVNTATSIQMGSAGFPITSYMAPVSTTAGGGKTTPTMQIPGSFTAVLPPGTPLLSQVQQGTSQSQQIQQQQQQQQQQQMVYRVNGQPAFTSGSQSHQQSVVYTMTQAGGGDSQQDSSPIINNQSTSTSMAPTSGSSTLTGHVMYQTPQGVVYAAPTSMTEAGVVLNYPQGPSAIPVPQQQVQDQGAAGGVQQVVLAPTTPVQIQMPTVSLQPLQPTQASEIRTSS, from the exons ATGTACGAAGTTGACTCCTACTACCGCCCACCTCCTACTTTCGGCATGACGTACCCTCCCCCACCTGCCCGGAGCTGGATGCCTGACGTCCAGCCGTACTCTGGACACGCCATGGACAAGACTTCCCCGGTCTCTTCCCCACACGACGAGATGAG GTACCGTTACCCGACCTACCGCACTACGGGAGAAATAGGGATGCACAAGATGCACACCTACGAGCCGCCAATCACACCCCCGTCCAAGTCGTCAG GTGCAGGTGATCTGACCAACCTGGACTACGGACACCCCCCTCAACTAGGGAACGGCAACGACGACTACGGGGACGGCGATTCCGATGGCTCGGGCGATCAGGACAGCCCGTCGGGGCACGGAGTGAAGCGCTCCGCAGACGACTCTCACGGCTCGTCCGGCGGAGCAGGCATGACCAAGAAAACCAAGGGACGAGTCAAAATCAAGATGGAATTTATTGACAACAAACTGAGACGCTACACCACTTTCTCCAAGAGAAAGACTGGCATCATGAAGAAG GCCTACGAGCTGTCCACCCTGACGGGGACGCAGGTGATGCTCCTGGTGGCGAGCGAGACCGGGCATGTTTACACCTTCGCCACGAGAAAGCTCCAACCCATGATCACCAGCGAGGCCGGCAAGGCCCTGATCCAGACCTGCCTGAACTCCCCGGACCCGCCGAGCCAGGGCCAGGCGGCCGGCCACGGTCAGCACGACCAGAGGATGTCCGTCACTGGGTACGAGGAGACTGATCTGACATATTCCACCGAAGCTGAAGACAACATGAAG ATGCAGAAGCCGACCATGTTCACGGTAGCGAACGTTCCGGGAGCCAGCGGAGACGGGCCGGGAGGACCCGCGGTGAACACGGCGACCAGCATCCAGATGGGCAGCGCCGGTTTCCCCATCACCAGCTACATGGCACCTGTGTCGACCACGGCAGGTGGCGGCAAGACCACCCCCACCATGCAGATCCCTGGCAGCTTCACAGCCGTGCTCCCTCCAG GTACTCCCCTGCTGAGCCAGGTACAACAGGGCACCTCACAGTCTCAACagattcaacaacaacaacagcagcaacaacaacaacagatggTCTACAGGGTCAACGGCCAGCCTGCCTTCACAA GTGGAAGTCAGAGCCATCAGCAGTCTGTGGTCTACACCATGACTCAGGCAGGAGGAGGAGACAGCCAGCAAGACTCCAGCCCCATCATCAACAACCAGAGCACCA GTACCAGTATGGCACCAACAAGCGGCAGCAGCACACTGACGGGCCACGTGATGTACCAGACCCCCCAGGGTGTCGTGTACGCGGCTCCTACGTCCATGACAGAGGCAGGAGTGGTACTAAACTATCCCCAGGGCCCCTCCGCCATCCCAGTTCCACAACAACAAGTCCAAGATCAAG GTGCAGCAGGTGGCGTACAACAGGTGGTGCTGGCACCGACCACGCCCGTGCAGATTCAGATGCCGACAGTCTCTCTCCAGCCGCTTCAGCCCACACAG GCATCCGAAATCAGAACCTCATCCTGA
- the LOC118415142 gene encoding serum response factor-like isoform X6 — protein MYEVDSYYRPPPTFGMTYPPPPARSWMPDVQPYSGHAMDKTSPVSSPHDEMRYRYPTYRTTGEIGMHKMHTYEPPITPPSKSSGAGDLTNLDYGHPPQLGNGNDDYGDGDSDGSGDQDSPSGHGVKRSADDSHGSSGGAGMTKKTKGRVKIKMEFIDNKLRRYTTFSKRKTGIMKKAYELSTLTGTQVMLLVASETGHVYTFATRKLQPMITSEAGKALIQTCLNSPDPPSQGQAAGHGQHDQRMSVTGYEETDLTYSTEAEDNMKMQKPTMFTVANVPGASGDGPGGPAVNTATSIQMGSAGFPITSYMAPVSTTAGGGKTTPTMQIPGSFTAVLPPGTPLLSQVQQGTSQSQQIQQQQQQQQQQQMVYRVNGQPAFTSGSQSHQQSVVYTMTQAGGGDSQQDSSPIINNQSTSTSMAPTSGSSTLTGHVMYQTPQGVVYAAPTSMTEAGVVLNYPQGPSAIPVPQQQVQDQVFCVL, from the exons ATGTACGAAGTTGACTCCTACTACCGCCCACCTCCTACTTTCGGCATGACGTACCCTCCCCCACCTGCCCGGAGCTGGATGCCTGACGTCCAGCCGTACTCTGGACACGCCATGGACAAGACTTCCCCGGTCTCTTCCCCACACGACGAGATGAG GTACCGTTACCCGACCTACCGCACTACGGGAGAAATAGGGATGCACAAGATGCACACCTACGAGCCGCCAATCACACCCCCGTCCAAGTCGTCAG GTGCAGGTGATCTGACCAACCTGGACTACGGACACCCCCCTCAACTAGGGAACGGCAACGACGACTACGGGGACGGCGATTCCGATGGCTCGGGCGATCAGGACAGCCCGTCGGGGCACGGAGTGAAGCGCTCCGCAGACGACTCTCACGGCTCGTCCGGCGGAGCAGGCATGACCAAGAAAACCAAGGGACGAGTCAAAATCAAGATGGAATTTATTGACAACAAACTGAGACGCTACACCACTTTCTCCAAGAGAAAGACTGGCATCATGAAGAAG GCCTACGAGCTGTCCACCCTGACGGGGACGCAGGTGATGCTCCTGGTGGCGAGCGAGACCGGGCATGTTTACACCTTCGCCACGAGAAAGCTCCAACCCATGATCACCAGCGAGGCCGGCAAGGCCCTGATCCAGACCTGCCTGAACTCCCCGGACCCGCCGAGCCAGGGCCAGGCGGCCGGCCACGGTCAGCACGACCAGAGGATGTCCGTCACTGGGTACGAGGAGACTGATCTGACATATTCCACCGAAGCTGAAGACAACATGAAG ATGCAGAAGCCGACCATGTTCACGGTAGCGAACGTTCCGGGAGCCAGCGGAGACGGGCCGGGAGGACCCGCGGTGAACACGGCGACCAGCATCCAGATGGGCAGCGCCGGTTTCCCCATCACCAGCTACATGGCACCTGTGTCGACCACGGCAGGTGGCGGCAAGACCACCCCCACCATGCAGATCCCTGGCAGCTTCACAGCCGTGCTCCCTCCAG GTACTCCCCTGCTGAGCCAGGTACAACAGGGCACCTCACAGTCTCAACagattcaacaacaacaacagcagcaacaacaacaacagatggTCTACAGGGTCAACGGCCAGCCTGCCTTCACAA GTGGAAGTCAGAGCCATCAGCAGTCTGTGGTCTACACCATGACTCAGGCAGGAGGAGGAGACAGCCAGCAAGACTCCAGCCCCATCATCAACAACCAGAGCACCA GTACCAGTATGGCACCAACAAGCGGCAGCAGCACACTGACGGGCCACGTGATGTACCAGACCCCCCAGGGTGTCGTGTACGCGGCTCCTACGTCCATGACAGAGGCAGGAGTGGTACTAAACTATCCCCAGGGCCCCTCCGCCATCCCAGTTCCACAACAACAAGTCCAAGATCAAG TCTTCTGTGTGCTGTAG